From a region of the Besnoitia besnoiti strain Bb-Ger1 chromosome I, whole genome shotgun sequence genome:
- a CDS encoding Nitric-oxide synthase (encoded by transcript BESB_003190) encodes MPGSTGRDVITSAFNMSSAASLSVLLVAFFLSNSSLIPSSSTRAYLPDSLSLCREEPTKAHTPLLRSAVPFFVFAWGLASPPALSQPRRSSAFSSFSSPSPFLRHDVTPFLSLPSSAAHNLPPINFYLASSSIPLFFSISDYTSRFLECPRVGNSPPRLSHQLPKTIPCSASLGTENVTRPSESDMHLPPYGAAGSPRTQSRPPKKSAGPPEGTGLRGRPGVGFIRLACRGSPRWRQRGFLPWFRALSRPVSGWCGSCINAHFYGLSAFLAAVAAHGGLWHHGEQPERFQTEGAGENNSAPSLYASRRSNGDHPRLALPYSLAQHPHTRGSRRFVFPSSCRRASLTPPLAAHSGAAVASGASERKKKKHKRKRRVEDGLATSEIDDIWRGDGAAARTLDASDELDERRREALKALEDLGDDSDDPVIANLKKQLREQVEGGPGRRPSADGETSSQRGLRRARIRQKPEEGDAEPQDAMDEIARMDREEEERDRLEEIRMTNPGLLFSTPKASPKEPVPEVYVQSAEIRLKRNRCIGCGAAFQTRNPAKAAYVPPRVLENSASCGSATDADSPTPLATAPFSVSSLDLSDPQSAAKAFASARGDVEKVVSLAARAESVDFETFVSALAEAGGANKQEVLDKLRIACDYNGHYVEDENEEQAGESEAGQDSHHTHTEDLGSLENTNEGDELLDIQGEKDIADATQDLEGILSNVQERSADETKDGGGPKRGVQVETMTLSEEELGELLGAEAARALRQSSDKEEERAYAAGQKPVFCQRCHAMRSGKQIDERLRVGFSVGDDLLHPDRFKRLIASLRTKRCIFLLVLDLISPELLPALPELVRVNPLYVAVTKCDLLPGSLRRHDAPFNSRAEGFQKRCVTNTNVVRNYFFQMLSRAYDLRNFSVKNVFAISNKSGAGLTHLINAIGKEAIRRKRPVYVVGAANAGKSSFLNKILAKASAATTHPAASTLQKPQLKGIKAAAAASAVPGTTLDFIPMVVNRSWKIIDTPGIFLKGSYASFLTQEELQAAVPSSALHLCSASVAEGRGVWLGGLARVELLSDRNCFFSFFLSRSLMIRPCKATGVAEDKLETQRSHLFPPFSSERLQALSPLTPVDFCVEGKGWEEAAADIVLSGLGWISVTGCGPLRLRVYVPEEVRVYQRPALVARATKVCPAVSTRLLQERADRQVGLHRASLFPRQLPTRAVQHAEPLASDLQQFFPDGFKEEGSRLDDAVQ; translated from the exons ATGCCTGGCTCTACAGGTAGGGATGTCATCACATCTGCATTCAACATGTCGTCTGCGGCATCTCTCTCGGTGCTCCTGGTCGCCTTTTTCCTTTCAAATTCCTCCCTCATCCCCAGTTCCTCCACAAGAGCCTACCTGCCGGACTCTCTCTCACTGTGCCGCGAAGAGCCCACTAAAGCACACactcctctgctgcggtcCGCTGTTCCTTTCTTCGTTTTTGCGTGGGggctggcgtcgccgccggctctcTCTCAGCCCCGTCGTTCGtcggccttctcttctttttcgtctccctcgccttttCTCCGTCACGATGTGACTCCTTtcctgtctctgccttcttccgcggcgcacaATCTGCCACCCATCAACTTTTACCTCGCATCGTCTTCTATCCCACTTTTCTTCTCGATTTCCGACTACACATCTAGATTTCTAGAATGCCCGCGTGTTGGAaattcgccgccgcggctcagCCATCAGCTCCCAAAAACCATCCCatgctctgcgtcgctggggACGGAAAATGTCACCCGTCCAAGTGAATCTGACATGCATTTGCCACCTTACGGTGCCGCAGGGTCTCCTCGCACGcagtcgaggccgccgaagaagTCCGCGGGGCCTCCAGAGGGCACGGGCCTTCGTGGGCGCCCAGGTGTGGGCTTCATTCGTTTAGCCTGTCGAGGCAGTCCGCggtggcggcagcggggaTTTCTCCCGTGGTTTCGTGCACTCTCTCGCCCGGTTTCAGGCTggtgcggcagctgcatcAATGCGCACTTTTACGGGCTCTCTGCCTTCcttgctgccgtcgctgctcACGGCGGACTGTGGCATCATGGGGAACAGCCTGAGAGATTTCAGACGGAGGGCGCAGGAGAAAATAACTCAGCTCCCTCTCTCTATGCGAGCCGGCGATCCAACGGGGATCACCCTCGCTTGGCGCTGCCATATAGCCTCGCGCAGCATCCTCATACACGCGGTTCGAGGAGGTTTGTTTTTCCCAGCAGTTGCCGTCGCGCGTCTTTGACCCCTCCACTCGCTGCGCACTCCGgagccgctgtcgcctcaggGGCCTCTgagcgaaagaagaaaaagcacAAGCGAAAAAGGCGTGTGGAAGACGGCTTGGCCACGAGCGAGATCGATGACATCTGGCGGggggacggcgcggcggcgcgcaccctggacgccagcgacgagctggacgagaggcgaagagaggcgctgAAGGCCCTCGAGGATTTGggagacgacagcgacgatCCAGTGATTGCCAACTTGAAGAAGCAATTGCGAGAGCAAGTCGAGGGGGGCCCTGGGAGGCGCCCGAGCGCGGACGGAGAAACAAGCTCGCAGCGAGGtcttcgccgagcgcggATCAGGCAAAAaccggaggaaggcgacgcagagccccAGGATGCGATGGATGAAATTGCCAGGAtggacagagaggaggaggaaagagACCGCCTCGAGGAGATCCGAAT GACGAATCCGGGGCTTCTCTTTTCGACGCCCAAGGCGAGCCCTAAAGAGCCGGTCCCGGAGGTGTATGTCCAGTCAGCGGAGATCCGACTGAAGCGCAACCGCTGCATAGGGTgtggcgccgccttccag ACCCGAAACCCTGCCAAGGCTGCGTATGTTCCCCCCCGTGTCCTGGAGAACTCCGCTTCGTGTGGCTCCGCGACGGACGCCGACTCGCCCACGCctctggcgacggcgccttTCTCAGTCTCATCGTTGGATCTCAGCGACCCGCAGTCGGCTGCGAAGGCTTTTGCCTCTGCAAGAGGAGATGTGGAGAAAGTTGTAAGTTtggccgctcgcgccgaaAGCGTCGACTTTGAAACGTTTGTCAGTGCGCTTGCTGAGGCCGGAGGGGCAAACAAGCAGGAGGTCTTAGATAAGTTAAGGATTGCGTGCGACTACAACGGACACTACGTCGAGGACGAAAATGAAGAGCAGGCGGGCGAGTCTGAAGCAGGCCAGGACAGCCATCACACACACACCGAGGACCTTGGCTCACTGGAAAACACAAATGAAGGGGATGAACTATTGGACATCCAAGGCGAGAAGGATATCGCGGATGCTACGCAGGATTTAGAAGGCATTCTCTCAAATGTGCAAGAAAGAAGTGCGGACGAGACGAAGGACGGAGGCGGGCCCAAGCGAGGTGTGCAAGTGGAGACTATGACGCTTTCAGAAGAGGAGCTCGGAGAGCTGCttggcgcggaggccgctaGGGCTCTCCGGCAGTCCTCCGACAAAGAGGAGGAGCGTGCGTATGCGGCCGGACAGAAACCG GTCTTCTGTCAGCGGTGCCACGCCATGCGAAGCGGAAAACAAATAGatgagcgcctccgcgtgggGTTTTCTGTCGGAGACGATTTGCTTCATCCCGATAGATTCAAACGCCTTATCGCCTCCCTTCGCACAAAGCG GTGCATCTTTCTGCTGGTTTTGGACTTGATATCACCCGAGCTCCTTCCGGCTTTGCCGGAGCTTGTCCGGGTCAACCCGCTGTATGTGGCGGTTACAAAGTGCGACCTGCTGCCGGGCAGTCTTCGCAGGCACGACGCCCCGTTCAACTCAAGAGCTGAGGGGTTTCAAAAGCGATGCGTCACCAACACCAATGTAGTACGCAACTACTTTTTTCAGATGCTGTCGCGAGCCTACGACCTCAGGAACTTCTCAGTGAAGAATGTATTTGCG ATCAGCAACAAATCCGGGGCTGGTTTAACCCACTTGATCAACGCGATCGGGAAGGAGGCGATTCGGCGAAAACGCCCTGTCTACGTGGTTGGTGCGGCAAACGCAGGGAAGTCTTCATTCCTCAACAAAATTCTCGCCAAGGCATCCGCCGCGACAACGCACCCTGCTGCCAGTACACTGCAG AAGCCGCAGCTGAAGGGCATCaaagcagcagcggcggcatcgGCGGTTCCGGGAACGACGCTAGATTTCATTCCCATGGTGGTGAATAGGAGCTGGAAGATCATCGATACACCAGGCATTTTCCTGAAAGGGAGTTACGCGAGTTTTCTCACTCAG GAGGAGCTTCAAGCTGCTGTTCCCTCCTCCGCTCTGCATCTTTGTTCGGCCAGCGTTGCGGAGGGAAGGGGAGTTTGGTTGGGGGGCTTGGCGCGTGTAGAGCTGCTTAGCGACCGGAATtgtttcttctcctttttcttgaGCCGGTCGTTAATGATCCGTCCGTGCAAAGCGACTGGCGTTGCGGAGGATAAGTTGGAAACCCAGAGGAG TCACCTATTCCCGCCGTTCTCATCAGAGCGTCTCCAAGCTCTCAGCCCTCTCACGCCCGTCGACTTCTGC GTTGAAGGCAAAGGgtgggaggaggcggcggcggataTCGTGTTGAGTGGCCTTGGATGGATCAGCGTCACTGGATGCGGCCCCCTTCGGCTGCGGGTATACGTTCCGGAAGAG GTGCGCGTCTATCAGAGGCCCGCGTTGGTGGCGCGTGCCACTAAGGTCTGTCCCGCAGTCTCGACACGGCTTCTTCAGGAGAGAGCCGATCGGCAAGTAGGGTTGCACCGGGCATCACTCTTCCCTCGGCAACTTCCCACGCGTGCAGTGCAACACGCGGAGCCCCTTGCTTCTGATCTACAGCAGTTCTTCCCCGATGGTTTCAAAGAAGAGGGCTCTAGATTAGACGATGCTGTACAGTGA
- a CDS encoding hypothetical protein (encoded by transcript BESB_003200), translating into MEMTMPLRGASRGPAQPASSAAPGAPARTQNAGAQCVASAAGRQSRTSHQAHHARHRPLPIPVARSASEAVAACSSHCPRVLVSAAQQILLVVHAVALLLLGREVYVQSGNAGGSARPFSSGILRLPPVSLTPNLLSPFDSGGAVALAGDQLVAKTEQNSEHKNVSPGEAYIAALSIICGFVFLAECISCLILLFSPVTALPYMRLCMVHRNNRVLPAHEGWYTPSLLTEIVPEIVMAILGAFVLCGFVLSEQQMFKHLAECILLLFPSAPGTPLSTTGLGSFSLLPHTSGLQVSPVAPFVSLLAAASIGGLSYGVFLPYFSSTMIAIVSFCTLCFALSVPFFPFVSTSIAFASPPPSLIYFLPPTFLPCLTLGAFLVVCTCIKHFRKYGTIMRAEERLLSSLRIVVTLAIFVCSGTAVLSFFSSWSLSPLSAGSSVFGAWHDFLTRLHPYLPRVSTCCGAVCALLLMLSVIHVFLEYYSIRNTAVGIRLQGAFFSLFNLPVVVRVDADGNPEFSGLPGLSQCMPSPGDDEAERRAGGVSAPLLLLPGSPMPEQLRPAYSPAILHRSKSPSDGRDPPGILRGFISGLGRGARAEDETRRSLMVVRSNAGVAPAGSVSPV; encoded by the exons ATGGAAATGACGATGCCTCTGCGGGGTGCCTCACGAGGCCCTGCCCAGCCGGCgagctctgctgcgccaggcgcacCCGCCCGCACGCAGAACGCAGGCGCCCAGTGCGTGGCGTCCGCTGCCGGCCGTCAATCTCGGACATCTCATCAGGCTCATCACGCTCGTCATCGGCCTCTGCCCATTCCAGTGGCGCGGTCTGCCTCAGAGGCCGTTGCCGCCTGCTCGAGTCACTGTCCGCGggtcctcgtctccgccgcgcagcagattCTGCTGGTTGTTcacgccgtcgcgctgctgctccttgGCCGCGAGGTGTATGTCCAATCGGGCAACGCAGGGGGATCTGCCAGGCCATTCAGCAGTGGCATTCTTCGGCTGCCGCCTGTCTCACTCACACCCAATCTTCTGTCACCGTTCGACAGCGGGGGTgcggtcgctctcgctggcgaCCAGCTCGTGGCGAAGACGGAGCAAAACTCGGAGCATAAGAATGTTTCCCCAGGGGAGGCATACATCGCCGCGCTGTCGATCATCTGCGGCTTTGTCTTCCTCGCAGAGTGCATCAGCTGTCTCATCCTCCTCTTTTCGCCCGTGACTGCGCTTCCGTACATGCGCTTGTGCATGGTCCACCGAAACAATCGGGTCCTGCCCGCACACGAGGGGTGGTATACTCCGTCCCTTCTCACTGAAATTGTTCCGGAGATCGTCATGGCGATCCTCGgtgccttcgtcctctgcggctttGTCCTGTCCGAGCAGCAGATGTTCAAGCATTTGGCAGAATGCATCTTGCTCCTGTTTCCGTCCGCGCCAGGCACTCCTCTGTCGACAACCGGCCTGGGCAGCTTCTCCCTTTTGCCTCATACATCGGGGCTTCAAGTCTCGCCTGTGGCTCCATTTGTTTCCCTGTTGGCCGCGGCATCCATCGGGGGCCTCTCATACGGCGTTTTCCTGCCTTACTTTTCTTCCACGATGATTGCCATCGTTTCCTTCTGCACTCTGTGCTTCGCTCTGTCGGTGCCGTTCTTCCCGTTCGTGTCGACATCCATTGCTTTCgcatcgcctccgccgtcgctcatTTACTTTTTGCCGCCGACTTTCCTTCCCTGCCTCACTCTCGGAGCTTTCCTCGTGGTCTGCACCTGCATCAAGCACTTCCGAAAATACGGAACTATCATGCGTGCAGAG GAGCGTTTGCTGAGTTCTTTGCGCATCGTCGTCACGCTCGCGATTTTCGTCTGCTCGGGAACAGCCGTGCTTTCGTTCTTCTCGTCTTGGTCTCTCTCCCCGTTGTCTGCCGGTTCTTCGGTGTTTGGTGCCTGGCACGACTTCCTCACGCGTCTTCACCCGTAtctccctcgcgtctcgACCTGCTGCGGTGCAGTTTGCGCCCTGCTTCTCATGCTCTCCGTCATTCACGTGTTTTTGGAGTACTACTCGATTCGAAACACCGCCGTCGGCATCCGTCTGCAGGGGGCGTTCTTCTCGCTTTTCAACCTTCCGGTGGTAGTCCGGGTCGACGCGGACGGCAACCCCGAATTCTCAGGCCTGCCGGGGCTGTCGCAGTGCATGCCATcgccgggcgacgacgaggcggagcggcggGCAGGAGGCGTCAGTGCGCCACTCCTGCTTCTGCCTGGTTCGCCGATGCCTGAGCAGCTGCGACCGGCGTACTCCCCCGCGATCCTGCATCGCTCCAAGTCGCCATCCGACGGTCGAGATCCGCCCGGGatcctccgcggcttcatTTCGGGCCTCGGCCGCGGGGCCCGCGCCGAGGATGAGACCAGGCGGAGCCTCATGGTCGTCCGGTCCAacgcaggcgtcgcccctGCAGGCAGTGTCTCCCCCGTCTGA